Genomic window (Deinococcus aerophilus):
CGGGCCCGACTGAACACTCCGGGTGACATGGCGTGTCGGCCGGTACCCCGGTTGATTGCTGCAGGTCCCTGTACGCACGTGGGCACGGGGTTTCCTGACATCCGTGCGCGCTGAAATGTAAGTCGGCTGTGATCTTAATGATGAGAAAATTGAAGTGTTTATGAAGAGCGCTGATTCCTTCCTCGATGAGCCGGGTCAGGAACTGCCGTGGAACAGTCTTCGGCACAGTTCAGATGCCGTCATTGCTCTTGATCAGCACGAAAACATTCAGCACTTCAACGCCGCCGCCGCCGACCTGTATGGCCTGAGCCCCGACCGGGTCGGGCTTCCCTTTGCAGATCTGGTCCGGACCCAGTTCCTGAGTGCGGCCGACCAGGCCGCGGCCGCAAACGCCCATACCGGACGGCAGATCTGGTCCGGAGAGGTCCGGCAGCACCTTTCCAGCGGCGCAGCCCTGCTCGTTCAGCTCACCAGTCTGTTCTACCCGGCCTCGGAGAGCGGGCTGCGGGAAGAATATTGCGTGAAAATCGTGCGCGACATCACCCAGCGCTCGATTGAGGAAGACCGCCTGCGGTTGCTTGAGGGTGTAGCCCTTCACGCCAATGACGCCATATTGATCACGGAAGGGCGTCCAATCCACGCGCCCAGTGGGCCCAGGATCATTTACGCCAATGAGGCCTTCACGAGGATGACGGGCTACAAGGAGGGGGAGATCATCGGGCAGACCCCGAGAATTCTCCAGGGCCCAGACACCTCACGGGCTGCCCTCGACCTGATCCGGGAGGCGCTGGAACACTGGCGGCCCATCCAGATCGAACTCCTGAATTACACCAAGGACGGCACGCCCTTCTGGGTCGAGCTGTCCATTGCCCCCCATGGGGACCGGCAGGGCTGGTACACGCACTGGATCTCGATCCAGCGGGACATCACCGAGCGGAAGATCGTCGATGAGCGGCTGCGGTTGCTGGAGACGGTGGTGGTGCACGCCAACGACGCCATTGTGATCAGTGAGGCGGAACCAGTAGACGATCCAGGCCCCCGCGTGGTGTACGTCAACCAGGCCTTCACGCACATGACCGGTTACACGTTCGCTGAGGTCGTTGGGAAAAATCCCAGGCTGCTGCAGGGACCGGACACAGACCCGGCTGTCAAGGCGCGCATCCGCAGCGCTCTCAAGGCCTGGACGCCGGTCAGCGAGACGCTGCTGAATTACCGCAAGGACGGCCGGCCCTTCTGGGTTCACCTCTCGATCACGCCCGTGGCCGACGAGACGGGCTGGTACACCCACTGGATCAGCATCCAGCGGGACGTCACAGAGCAACATCTGCAGCTGGAACTGGAATGTGACCAGCGGGCCATCATGGAACTGGCGACCAGAAACCGCCCGCTGGCCGATGTTCTGAACGCGGTGTGTGGACTGCTGTCCAAACGCTTTCCAGACAGCATCACGGTGGTGGCAGTGCAGGAAGGCGACCAACTGCACATCCAGGGCGTGAACAACGCTTCACGTGCATTACAGGCCTGCGGCCCACGGGTCCTGGATCAGAAAGACAGTACGCTGGAACGGTCCATCCAGCAGCGCCGCTGCGTCATTCTTGAAGACATCGGACAGGAACCCCACAGAACGAGGGCACAGGAGTTTCGCCGTGAACACGGCCTCCGGAGCGCCTGGGCCGTTCCCCTCCTGACGTCTCCAGACGAGGCGGTCGGTGCGCTGGGCATTTACGGCCGGACTGCCTGTGAACCACAACCGGCGGAACTGCAATTTCTGCAGGATGTCGCGCGGCTGACCGCCATTGTGGTCGAGCGGTACAGGTCTCAGGACAACCTGCAGCGGCTGGCGCTGTACGACAATCTAACGGGGCTTCCAAACCGCGTGCTGTACAAGGAACTGCTTGATCAGATGGTCAGCCGGGCCAACCGGGACGGCGACTGCGTGATGGTGGGCCTGATGGATCTCGACCGGTTCAAGACCATCAACGACAGTCTGGGGCACAGTGCGGGCGACCTGCTGCTGACCCAGGTGGCGGCCCGGCTCAAGGAAAACACGCGGGCCGAGGACGTGGTGGCCCGCATGGGCGGCGACGAATTCACGCTGCTCTTTCCCATGAAATCACCAACGCCACAGAACATGACTGCCACGGCGCAGCGGCTGATGACCCTTTTTGATCGGCCCTTTGAACTCAACGGGCAGGAAGTCTTCATCGACGCCAGCCTGGGACTGGCGCTGAGCCGGGAAGACGGCAACAGCGCCGAGGAGCTGATGGTCCGCGCCGACATGGCGATGTATCAGGCCAAACGGGAGGGGGTCCGGTTTGCCCGGTTCGACCGCACCACCCGGAGCCTCTCGCCCCAGCAGCTCACGCTGGAAGCCGATCTTCACTACGCCCTGCAGCGTCAGGAGCTGGAAGTGTTCTACCAGCCGATCTACGACGCCGGGAACCACCGCGTGAGCAGTGTCGAGGCGCTGCTGCGCTGGAACCACCCCCGACTGGGCCGCGTCTCCCCTGCCGAGTTCATTCCCCTGGCGGAGAGCAGTGGGCTGATCCTGACCATCGGCAGCTGGGTTATTCAGCAGGCCTGCCGGCAGCTCAGCCTCTGGCATGAACATACCCCCGGCCTCTCGGTCAGCGTCAATCTGAGCGCGAGGCAGTTTCGCCACAGAGATCTGGTTGGCGTGGTGCGCCAGAGCCTGGAGGCCAATGGCC
Coding sequences:
- a CDS encoding bifunctional diguanylate cyclase/phosphodiesterase yields the protein MKSADSFLDEPGQELPWNSLRHSSDAVIALDQHENIQHFNAAAADLYGLSPDRVGLPFADLVRTQFLSAADQAAAANAHTGRQIWSGEVRQHLSSGAALLVQLTSLFYPASESGLREEYCVKIVRDITQRSIEEDRLRLLEGVALHANDAILITEGRPIHAPSGPRIIYANEAFTRMTGYKEGEIIGQTPRILQGPDTSRAALDLIREALEHWRPIQIELLNYTKDGTPFWVELSIAPHGDRQGWYTHWISIQRDITERKIVDERLRLLETVVVHANDAIVISEAEPVDDPGPRVVYVNQAFTHMTGYTFAEVVGKNPRLLQGPDTDPAVKARIRSALKAWTPVSETLLNYRKDGRPFWVHLSITPVADETGWYTHWISIQRDVTEQHLQLELECDQRAIMELATRNRPLADVLNAVCGLLSKRFPDSITVVAVQEGDQLHIQGVNNASRALQACGPRVLDQKDSTLERSIQQRRCVILEDIGQEPHRTRAQEFRREHGLRSAWAVPLLTSPDEAVGALGIYGRTACEPQPAELQFLQDVARLTAIVVERYRSQDNLQRLALYDNLTGLPNRVLYKELLDQMVSRANRDGDCVMVGLMDLDRFKTINDSLGHSAGDLLLTQVAARLKENTRAEDVVARMGGDEFTLLFPMKSPTPQNMTATAQRLMTLFDRPFELNGQEVFIDASLGLALSREDGNSAEELMVRADMAMYQAKREGVRFARFDRTTRSLSPQQLTLEADLHYALQRQELEVFYQPIYDAGNHRVSSVEALLRWNHPRLGRVSPAEFIPLAESSGLILTIGSWVIQQACRQLSLWHEHTPGLSVSVNLSARQFRHRDLVGVVRQSLEANGLPPDCLVLEITEGILVDVPDAEQVLHEFRQLGINISLDDFGTGYSSLSYLRRFPLTHLKIDKSFLEGLEEGGTNASIVRSVVTLAHSLGLHVTAEGIETQAQADYVHAVGCNNLQGYLLARPMPAQQCSELLRAASGVMVRVG